One region of Tumebacillus amylolyticus genomic DNA includes:
- a CDS encoding YdeI/OmpD-associated family protein: MAASDLAVKKLRLRPDAKAVVLNAPEGYLDLLGNLDGYDLRTDVDEPGTFEFVQVFVKSVAELAQWAPRAIQALNGPNAMFWIVYPKKSGKIKTDITRDVGWDVLDQAEYEGVALVSVDETWSSMRFRPQTMVDPNSMRNGKTRAERMAAMKQAVKDKPVGDRTVEVPEDFQAALNESAQAKDLFDNLAYSHRKEYVTWITSAKREETRTRRIAQAIEKLQEGKKRPSGV, translated from the coding sequence ATGGCGGCATCCGATCTTGCTGTGAAAAAACTCCGCCTGCGCCCGGACGCCAAAGCTGTCGTGTTGAATGCGCCGGAGGGATATCTGGACTTGCTCGGGAATCTCGACGGGTACGATCTGCGGACAGATGTGGACGAGCCGGGGACGTTTGAGTTTGTGCAGGTGTTTGTCAAAAGCGTGGCCGAGTTGGCGCAATGGGCTCCTCGCGCGATTCAAGCGCTGAACGGGCCGAACGCGATGTTCTGGATCGTCTACCCGAAGAAAAGCGGCAAGATCAAAACGGACATCACCCGCGATGTGGGGTGGGACGTGTTGGATCAGGCGGAGTATGAGGGAGTGGCGTTGGTGTCGGTGGATGAGACGTGGTCGTCGATGCGATTCCGGCCGCAGACGATGGTCGATCCGAACTCGATGCGCAACGGCAAGACCCGGGCGGAACGCATGGCGGCGATGAAGCAAGCGGTGAAGGACAAACCGGTTGGCGACCGCACCGTCGAAGTGCCGGAAGACTTTCAAGCGGCGCTGAACGAGAGTGCGCAGGCCAAGGACTTGTTCGACAACCTCGCGTACTCGCACCGCAAAGAATACGTCACTTGGATCACGTCCGCCAAGCGCGAAGAGACCCGCACCCGCCGAATCGCCCAAGCCATCGAGAAACTCCAAGAAGGCAAAAAGCGCCCGTCCGGGGTGTGA
- a CDS encoding FDLD family class I lanthipeptide — MENMFDLDVQVTTEMTASRSADLAVSWTILETMTCPTRDDCA, encoded by the coding sequence ATGGAAAACATGTTCGATCTCGACGTTCAAGTGACGACTGAGATGACGGCTTCTCGCTCCGCCGACCTTGCTGTGTCTTGGACCATTTTGGAAACCATGACTTGCCCGACACGGGACGACTGCGCGTAA
- the deoD gene encoding purine-nucleoside phosphorylase encodes MSVHIGATEGQIAETILLPGDPLRAKYIAETFLEGAEVYNNVRGMLGYTGTYKGKRVSVQGTGMGIPSMSIYVHELISQYGVKNLIRVGTCGAYKNDVKVRDLILAQAASTDSAVNRHRFGGNIDFAPVANFKLLKNAYDVAVSRNMPVHVGNVFTSDTFYNDRGAELVPLLASYGVLAVEMETAALYSLAAKFNVNALAVMTVSDHLITGEETSSEERQLTFNQMIEVALEAALQE; translated from the coding sequence ATGAGCGTACATATTGGAGCTACCGAAGGCCAAATTGCAGAAACGATCCTGCTGCCGGGCGACCCGTTGCGGGCGAAATACATCGCCGAAACGTTCTTGGAAGGCGCAGAAGTCTACAACAACGTTCGTGGCATGCTCGGCTACACCGGTACTTATAAAGGAAAGCGCGTCTCTGTGCAAGGCACCGGCATGGGCATCCCGTCGATGTCGATCTACGTGCATGAATTGATCTCGCAATACGGCGTCAAAAACTTGATCCGCGTGGGCACCTGCGGCGCGTACAAAAACGACGTCAAAGTCCGTGACTTGATCCTCGCCCAAGCGGCTTCGACCGATTCGGCGGTCAACCGTCACCGTTTTGGCGGCAACATCGACTTCGCACCGGTTGCGAACTTCAAGCTGTTGAAAAACGCCTACGACGTCGCCGTCTCGCGCAACATGCCGGTTCACGTGGGCAATGTGTTTACGAGCGACACGTTCTACAACGACCGTGGCGCGGAATTGGTCCCGTTGCTGGCGTCGTACGGCGTGCTGGCGGTTGAGATGGAAACGGCGGCTCTGTACTCGCTGGCTGCGAAGTTCAACGTGAACGCACTGGCAGTCATGACCGTCAGCGACCACTTGATCACCGGCGAAGAGACCTCTTCGGAAGAGCGTCAATTGACGTTCAACCAAATGATCGAAGTGGCGCTGGAAGCGGCGTTGCAGGAGTAA